One window of the Sciurus carolinensis chromosome 8, mSciCar1.2, whole genome shotgun sequence genome contains the following:
- the LOC124991004 gene encoding myosin regulatory light chain 12B-like, which yields MFDQSQFQEFKEAFNMINQNRDGFTDKEDLHDMLASLGKNPMDAYLDTMMNEAPGPINFTMFLTMFGEKLNGTDPKDVIRNAFACSDEEATGTIQEDYLRELLTIMRDQFTDEEVDELYREAPIDKKGNFNYIKFTRVLKHGAKDKDD from the coding sequence ATGTTTGATCAATCACAGTTTCAGGAGTTCAAAGAGGCCTTCAACATGATTAACCAGAACAGAGACGGTTTCACTGACAAGGAAGATTTACATGATATGCTTGCCTCATTGGGGAAGAATCCCATGGATGCGTACCTTGATACCATGATGAATGAGGCTCCAGGACCCATCAATTTCACCATGTTCCTCACCATGTTTGGTGAGAAGTTAAATGGCACAGATCCCAAAGATGTCATCAGAAATGCTTTTGCTTGCTCTGATGAAGAAGCCACAGGCACCATTCAGGAGGATTACCTGAGAGAGCTGCTGACCATCATGCGTGatcagtttacagatgaggaagtggaTGAGCTGTACAGAGAAGCCCCTATTGACAAAAAGGGGAATTTCAATTACATCAAGTTCACACGCGTCCTTAAACATGGAGCAAAAGACAAAGATGATTGA
- the LOC124991901 gene encoding ribosomal biogenesis factor-like: MAKNKLRGQKSRNVFHIASQKNFKAKNEAKPITTNLKKINIVNDEKVSRVNKAFVNIQKELAHFLKGLSLEPLQKELSSQHHEDEPVNVDEVTRLMAQL; the protein is encoded by the coding sequence ATGGCCAAGAATAAATTAAGAGGGCAGAAATCCAGGAATGTATTTCACATAGCCAGCCAAAAAAACTTTAAGGCTAAAAACGAAGCAAAACCAATTACTACTAACCTTAAGAAGATAAACATTGTGAATGATGAAAAGGTTAGCCGAGTGAATAAAGCTTTTGTGAACATACAGAAGGAACTTGCACACTTCTTAAAAGGCCTTTCTCTGGAACCTCTGCAGAAAGAACTGAGTTCTCAGCATCATGAAGATGAACCAGTTAATGTTGATGAAGTTACAAGATTGATGGCTCAGTTGTAA